CATGATGACACCAGGGTATTTCTTAATATATTCAGTGAACAGATCAACCATCCCCGCATAATCCTGATCTTTAACAAATTGTGACCCCATCAGGAACACGATTTGGGAGCAATAGCGGTTATCCGAATTCTGCTCGATGAACTTTTTACCCAAACCGAAGAAGTCCTGAGTCCGCCCCTTCTGCTGATAAAACTGTGCCAGTTTTACGATCACATCATCACGATATTTCACCCATGCAGGATCATCCATGTAAGATTCGCCCAAACGGATAACTTCATCGGTCATCCCAATGTTAGTGGCACCAGTGAATGCAGCATAATAGAAGTCCTGCACATTGGCATGATTCGGATAATCGTTGATTAGCTCAAGATAAGCCCAAAACGACTCCCAGTCGCGACCAGTTAACAGATAATTACGGGCAATACGGACCCTGAGCTCAGGCGTATAAGAGGTCATTGACTTTAATGCCTTAATCTGAGCATCAGTGTTGTAAATCTCTGTCTCAAGCTCAACTGCACGCTCAGAAGTGGAACCAGTTGAAGACTTCAACAACTCAAGCTGACCACTTAGATCGCGAGAACGATTTTCCTGCCAGGCCAAGATTTCCTCAACGGTAAGGACCATGCGATACATCAACATCGCCTCATTATAATCTTTTTCTTTGGCAAGTTTGTCTCCCGCGTCAATAAGCGCTACGTTAAATTGTAATTTGTAGCGTGCCGGAGACTCACCAACCAAGAATGGGAACAAATCGATCGCACTCTGAAACTTACCTTGATTGATATACGCCTCCATTAACGCCGCCGCCGCCGCTGCTTTGTCATCGGGATCGCGACTTGCATCGAAAAACTTCTTGAACCATGGCTCACCATTTTTCCAGTCTTTGGCGATGTAGTAAGCTTGAGATAGCTTTTTCAGTGCCTCAACACGCTGTTGAGAATTTAGACGAACCTCCAGTGGCGGTCTAAGCAGTTTCTTGTAAATTTCCGCTGCCTTTGTCCATTGCTGTAAACCGCGGTAGGCATCAGCAGTAGCAAGGCTCGCGATCACCGTGAAGCTACCATTGGGAAATTCCTTATCAAGGCGATCAAACCATTTAATCGCCTCCTGAAGTAGATTATTGGACTGGCTACTCCCGTATTCCACCAGGTATCCAACTCCGAGGTAGAAATAAACTGCTTCAAGCCGTTTCTTCGTTTCTGGATCCTCCGCCTCAAACCGACTGACTAATTCAGTCAAGTAAGGCCGAGCCTGTAGATACTGTTGGGAATCGACGAGTTCGACAGCTTTAGTTTGCAGCTGTGACAACGTCAGTGACTCGGCTTGACCGTGTAAGAAAACCGCTCCCGGCAACCACAGGGTCAAAACAAAGATGTATTTAAGGATATATTTTCGTGCTAACACGAGGGGCGAATACCTGAGAAGGTTATTGTTCAAACAGAAAACGACTTATGGGAAAAGGAGAAGGAGACACCGTTAAACCACCTCATGACAAGACTTTTCTCTTCAATTAACATGAATCTATTCAATTATAGCGTAAAATTCAAATTTGAACCGGGTGGACTTAAAAAAATTGACTGCCTGATCTCTCAAGCAAGTCTAGCCACTGTTATTCGTCAATAATATCCAAAAGTTAATAGCCACTTTAGTAAAGTGAGCTAACTCATTTCATTTATTCTAATTCATCGCTACATTTTCCGTCAGGTTTTACTCGCGACAGTCATCGCGGTGGGCTTGTTCGTCTTCGTATTGGTCGCAGGCAACGCAATACGCGAGGTTCTCGGATTGCTGGCTTCCGGCCGCCTGACCTGGGCAGACTTTGGCTACTTTCTGGCCATCCTGATTCCAGGCGTTGTTCCTTATGCGCTGCCGCTTGGATTGCTTTTTGCTACATTGCTGGTTCTTGGCCGGCTTTCCGCCCAAAGTGAAATCCTGGCGATGAAAGCCGCAGGCCTAAGCCTCTGGCGCATTGCCGCCCCCATATTACTCATTGCAATCCTCGGGACGGGCCTGGCACTCATTATTGGCTTCTACTATGCTCCATTGGCTGATTCGACTTATAAAAAGAAGCTGACCAATATTGTCCGAAATGATCCGCTACGCTTTATCCAGCAAAGAACTTTCATTAAGGACTTTCCCGGCTTTGTGATCTACGTCGACAGTCGATCTGGCAATGAGCTCAGGGACTTTTACATTTGGGAGCTCACAGAAGACGGTAAAGTCCACATTTTTGTTCAAGGTGCACGAGGCAATATCAACTACTCAGAAGAGGATGATGCCATCATCCTGACCATTATTGAAGGCACTGGCGAACAACGCAAAGCCGATGATGCAGAGAATCTCCAGGATACAATTCCTGTGGTTAGCTATGAGAATGCATCCGTCAGTTTATCTTTAGACCGCATACTGGGGAGTGAAGAGCAAAACCAAAAACTTTCACTCATGACACTCGATGAGCTGCTAGACAAGCGACGTTTGGCGATCCAAGCGCCATCATCAGACGAAAGCCTCACAGAGCAAATGAATGTTCAAGTTGCGATTCAAAAGAAAGTCGCATTCTCGTTTTCAGTCCTGTCGCTCTGTATTTTTGCCATCCCTCTTGGGATCAAGGCCAGTCGTTCGGAGACTTACGCAAATCTGGGCATAGCTCTCGCCCTGGCTCTCGTCTATTTCATGCTGACGATTATGATTTCCTGGACAGAGAAAACGCCGTCAGTGCGACCTGACTTGCTTCTGTGGATACCAAATTTCATTTTCCAGGCCTTTGGTTTTTATATGCTTTATC
The Rubellicoccus peritrichatus DNA segment above includes these coding regions:
- a CDS encoding LptF/LptG family permease, with translation MFRQVLLATVIAVGLFVFVLVAGNAIREVLGLLASGRLTWADFGYFLAILIPGVVPYALPLGLLFATLLVLGRLSAQSEILAMKAAGLSLWRIAAPILLIAILGTGLALIIGFYYAPLADSTYKKKLTNIVRNDPLRFIQQRTFIKDFPGFVIYVDSRSGNELRDFYIWELTEDGKVHIFVQGARGNINYSEEDDAIILTIIEGTGEQRKADDAENLQDTIPVVSYENASVSLSLDRILGSEEQNQKLSLMTLDELLDKRRLAIQAPSSDESLTEQMNVQVAIQKKVAFSFSVLSLCIFAIPLGIKASRSETYANLGIALALALVYFMLTIMISWTEKTPSVRPDLLLWIPNFIFQAFGFYMLYRANKH